From the genome of Desulfatibacillum aliphaticivorans DSM 15576, one region includes:
- a CDS encoding ribonuclease D encodes MPKKPVPHKPEDPDFVLINNDNALAELTQSLQSQKCIAVDLEADSMFHYQEKACLLQITSNGLNYIVDPLCDCDVKALAPILENDEIQKIFHGADYDVRCLFRDFGIELHNLFDTQVAARFLGEPQTGLAPLLESRFGVQLEKKYQKKNWSLRPLPPEMMAYAANDTVHLLELAEILKKELVEKDRLFWVEEECEILTHARPMPPNDGPLFLRFRGAGKLDPRSLQVLENILHVRDDLAKKWNRPLFKVLGNTPILEMAQKRPLNTKGLVSLHGFSPKQAKMFGHELIRAIKAGKSVPDEKLPSYPRKKRPPLNPKAPKRAKVLKDWREKMGEELGVESSVVLTNAQIQAMASNKPRSIRELDECQEVRQWQKKVFGQTLVELLKAVP; translated from the coding sequence ATGCCGAAAAAACCTGTTCCCCATAAACCCGAAGACCCTGATTTTGTTCTAATCAATAATGATAACGCTTTGGCGGAATTAACCCAAAGCCTGCAATCGCAAAAATGCATCGCCGTGGACCTGGAAGCGGATTCCATGTTCCATTACCAGGAAAAGGCCTGCCTGCTGCAAATTACTTCCAACGGTTTGAACTATATTGTAGACCCCCTGTGCGACTGCGACGTCAAGGCTCTGGCGCCTATCCTGGAAAACGACGAAATCCAGAAGATCTTCCATGGAGCGGATTACGACGTGCGCTGCCTGTTCCGGGATTTTGGCATTGAACTCCACAACCTGTTCGACACCCAGGTGGCCGCCCGTTTTCTGGGAGAGCCCCAAACCGGCCTGGCGCCGCTTTTGGAAAGCCGGTTCGGCGTGCAGCTGGAAAAGAAATACCAAAAGAAAAACTGGTCCCTTCGCCCCCTGCCGCCCGAAATGATGGCCTACGCCGCCAACGACACCGTTCATCTTTTGGAACTGGCCGAGATCCTGAAAAAGGAACTGGTGGAAAAGGACCGCCTGTTCTGGGTGGAGGAGGAATGCGAAATCCTGACCCACGCCCGGCCCATGCCGCCCAATGACGGCCCCCTGTTCCTCCGGTTTCGCGGCGCCGGCAAGCTGGATCCCCGAAGCCTCCAGGTGCTGGAAAACATCCTCCACGTCCGGGACGACCTGGCCAAAAAATGGAACCGGCCTTTGTTCAAGGTTTTGGGCAACACGCCCATCCTGGAAATGGCCCAAAAGCGCCCGCTCAACACCAAAGGCTTGGTGTCCCTCCACGGATTTTCGCCCAAACAGGCCAAGATGTTCGGACACGAACTCATCCGGGCAATCAAGGCGGGCAAATCCGTGCCTGATGAAAAACTGCCCTCCTACCCGCGGAAAAAACGGCCGCCCCTGAACCCCAAGGCTCCCAAACGCGCCAAGGTCCTCAAGGACTGGCGGGAGAAAATGGGCGAGGAACTGGGCGTGGAATCCTCCGTGGTGCTCACCAACGCCCAAATCCAGGCCATGGCCTCCAACAAGCCGAGATCCATCAGGGAGCTTGACGAATGTCAGGAAGTCCGGCAATGGCAGAAAAAAGTCTTTGGCCAAACCCTGGTGGAGCTGCTTAAAGCTGTGCCCTGA
- a CDS encoding metal-dependent hydrolase: protein MSPITHLLISWSIANAAKLEKRDRFLVTMTGVLPDADGAGIVVDYAMRFTSHPTDFWTQWHHVLGHNLGFALALTIAAGFAAQRRFMTALLAFTAVHVHLACDILGARGPDGDQWPIPYLSPFYQGLNLSWEGQWALNAWPNFVITGVFLCLMFWIAVKREASPLEFVSQRANQAFVETLKTRFAK, encoded by the coding sequence ATGAGCCCAATCACCCATTTGCTCATAAGCTGGTCCATTGCCAACGCCGCGAAGTTGGAGAAGCGGGACCGGTTTTTGGTGACCATGACCGGAGTCCTGCCCGACGCGGACGGCGCGGGCATCGTGGTGGACTACGCCATGCGTTTTACGTCCCATCCTACGGATTTCTGGACCCAATGGCATCATGTCCTTGGGCACAACCTGGGGTTCGCCCTTGCCCTGACCATTGCCGCAGGGTTTGCGGCCCAACGGAGATTTATGACGGCGCTGCTGGCTTTCACCGCCGTGCACGTTCATCTGGCCTGCGACATCCTGGGCGCCCGGGGGCCTGACGGGGATCAATGGCCCATCCCCTATTTGTCGCCGTTTTATCAGGGCCTGAATCTGTCGTGGGAGGGTCAGTGGGCGCTGAACGCCTGGCCCAACTTTGTGATCACGGGCGTGTTTTTGTGCCTCATGTTTTGGATCGCAGTCAAACGGGAAGCCTCTCCCTTGGAATTTGTCTCCCAACGCGCCAACCAGGCCTTTGTAGAGACCTTAAAAACGCGATTCGCCAAATAG
- a CDS encoding MBL fold metallo-hydrolase, whose product MIREMVSNIRWLGHDGFLIKAGDKNIVIDPYELESAVEADILLISHDHFDHCSVDDAAKVVKPGTVIVTEKDSAAKLSGDVRVVAPGDSVEIGDVTVAAVPAYNINKDFHPKGNGWVGFVITYNGVKIYHAGDTDFIPEMGALDVDIALLPVSGTYVMTWDEAVEAAKKIMPQIAIPMHYGGIVGTSEDADKFKAALDGVCEVVVLEK is encoded by the coding sequence ATGATCAGGGAAATGGTTTCCAACATCCGTTGGCTTGGCCACGACGGCTTTCTCATCAAGGCCGGGGACAAGAACATCGTCATCGATCCCTACGAACTGGAAAGCGCGGTTGAGGCCGACATCCTGTTGATCAGCCATGACCACTTTGACCATTGCTCCGTGGATGACGCGGCCAAGGTGGTCAAGCCCGGCACGGTCATCGTGACGGAAAAGGACTCGGCCGCCAAGCTCTCCGGCGACGTCCGGGTGGTCGCTCCCGGCGATTCCGTGGAAATCGGGGACGTGACCGTCGCGGCGGTTCCCGCATACAACATCAACAAGGATTTTCACCCCAAAGGCAACGGCTGGGTGGGTTTTGTCATTACCTATAACGGCGTCAAAATCTATCACGCGGGCGACACGGACTTCATCCCGGAAATGGGGGCCCTGGACGTGGACATCGCCCTGTTGCCCGTCTCCGGCACCTATGTTATGACATGGGACGAAGCCGTGGAGGCGGCCAAGAAAATCATGCCTCAGATTGCCATTCCCATGCATTACGGAGGAATTGTCGGAACCTCGGAGGACGCGGACAAGTTCAAGGCCGCCCTGGACGGGGTTTGCGAAGTGGTGGTGTTGGAAAAATGA
- a CDS encoding SH3 domain-containing protein, whose amino-acid sequence MKKIVCTLAVLFLLMPGLAFAKRMSVAVDKANIRSGPGTNYDIIFRVERYFPVLVEDCVNDWCRFTDVDGQAGWLHKNLLDDVKSVITTKDKCNVRSGPGTNNKKVAIVEAGVPFKVLTTKGRWIKVEHVSGVVGWIHASLVW is encoded by the coding sequence ATGAAGAAAATAGTATGCACCCTGGCTGTCCTGTTTTTGTTAATGCCCGGCCTGGCTTTCGCCAAAAGAATGTCCGTGGCCGTAGACAAAGCTAACATCCGGTCCGGCCCGGGGACCAATTACGATATCATCTTTCGGGTGGAGCGGTATTTTCCGGTCCTGGTGGAGGATTGCGTCAACGACTGGTGCCGTTTTACGGACGTGGACGGTCAGGCGGGCTGGCTCCATAAAAACCTGCTGGACGACGTTAAGTCCGTGATCACCACCAAAGATAAATGCAACGTGCGCTCCGGCCCGGGAACCAATAATAAAAAAGTTGCCATAGTGGAGGCGGGAGTTCCATTTAAAGTCCTTACGACCAAAGGCCGATGGATCAAAGTGGAGCATGTGTCGGGAGTTGTGGGATGGATCCACGCGTCTTTGGTTTGGTAG
- a CDS encoding adenosine kinase — protein MEFNKKQGAGVVVGVGSALMDILGHEDHSFVEKAGGVLGGMVYVDGSHIDGLLPSFATPPQLVPGGSACNTVVGVASLGGAGRFVGKTGSGPLGSQLINELKSKNVHPSIIRSDQPTGRVLSIVTPDAQRSMLTYLGASSSLEPHEVGEDVFEDASVVLVEGYLLFNRDLITAALSNAKKAGARVCLDLAAFTVVEHARDFLEDLVDKYVDILIANEDEAKAYTGLEDEEAALKKLGEKSEIGVLKVGERGSYILNQGEMTRVEPQCGGQVCDTTGAGDLWASGFLYGLVNGYSMEKAGRIGSACGHEVCQVLGAGIPEEGWRRIKALID, from the coding sequence ATGGAATTCAATAAGAAACAAGGCGCCGGCGTCGTTGTCGGCGTAGGCTCGGCCCTCATGGATATTTTGGGGCACGAGGATCATTCCTTTGTTGAGAAGGCTGGCGGAGTCTTGGGCGGCATGGTTTACGTGGACGGCTCGCACATAGACGGCCTGCTGCCTTCTTTTGCAACGCCGCCCCAACTGGTTCCCGGAGGCTCGGCCTGCAACACCGTGGTGGGCGTGGCCAGCCTGGGAGGCGCAGGACGCTTTGTGGGCAAGACGGGCAGCGGCCCTTTGGGCAGCCAGCTCATCAATGAACTGAAAAGCAAGAACGTCCACCCCTCCATCATCCGGTCGGATCAACCCACGGGGCGGGTTTTGTCCATCGTCACCCCGGACGCCCAGCGCTCCATGCTCACCTATTTGGGCGCATCCAGCAGCCTGGAGCCCCATGAGGTCGGAGAGGACGTGTTCGAGGACGCCTCCGTGGTCCTGGTGGAAGGCTACCTTTTGTTCAACCGCGACCTCATCACGGCGGCCCTGTCCAATGCGAAAAAGGCCGGCGCCAGGGTCTGCCTGGATCTGGCGGCCTTCACCGTGGTGGAGCACGCCCGGGACTTTTTGGAAGACCTGGTGGACAAATACGTTGACATTCTCATTGCAAACGAGGATGAAGCCAAAGCCTATACGGGCCTGGAAGACGAGGAAGCCGCCCTGAAAAAGCTGGGCGAAAAATCCGAAATCGGCGTCCTGAAAGTGGGCGAGCGGGGCAGCTACATCCTGAATCAGGGGGAAATGACCAGGGTGGAGCCCCAATGCGGCGGCCAGGTGTGCGACACCACCGGCGCCGGCGATTTGTGGGCCTCGGGCTTCCTGTACGGCCTGGTCAACGGATACTCCATGGAAAAAGCCGGCCGGATTGGATCGGCTTGCGGCCATGAGGTGTGCCAGGTGTTGGGAGCGGGCATACCGGAAGAGGGATGGCGCCGGATCAAGGCGCTCATTGATTAG
- a CDS encoding tetratricopeptide repeat protein yields MANAKRISRKELLNEPDEFITMTGKVVNWCRDHEKELYTAGVIVALLVVIISGWTVFSARTESKASTMFSAAQAKYAGIMTTSSDVKQAAVAVNEDFKNVAQEYSGTDAGKLATLMVGQTAYDAGNYDEAIEWWNKSLKALSGDPIESSRALLGLGYAYEQTADYDKALEMYNKVLGVKMGLGKEEAALAVARIYEVKGDADKSVQAYEKFAADYPDSAYAQMVEEKLAASAS; encoded by the coding sequence ATGGCAAACGCAAAACGCATTTCACGCAAGGAACTGTTGAACGAGCCCGATGAATTCATCACTATGACCGGTAAGGTGGTCAATTGGTGCCGGGACCATGAAAAGGAACTGTACACAGCGGGCGTTATTGTGGCGCTGCTTGTCGTCATCATTTCGGGCTGGACCGTGTTTTCCGCCCGGACCGAGAGCAAGGCGTCCACCATGTTTTCCGCCGCCCAGGCTAAATACGCCGGCATCATGACCACCAGTTCGGACGTCAAGCAAGCGGCTGTAGCCGTCAACGAGGATTTCAAAAACGTCGCCCAGGAGTACTCCGGGACGGACGCCGGCAAGCTGGCCACGCTCATGGTGGGCCAGACCGCCTATGACGCAGGCAACTACGACGAAGCCATTGAATGGTGGAACAAGAGCCTGAAAGCCCTTTCCGGAGATCCCATTGAAAGCAGCCGGGCGCTTTTGGGGCTCGGCTACGCTTATGAACAAACGGCGGACTACGACAAGGCCCTGGAAATGTACAACAAGGTTTTGGGCGTCAAAATGGGATTGGGCAAGGAAGAAGCCGCCCTGGCCGTAGCCCGCATTTACGAAGTCAAGGGCGACGCCGACAAGAGCGTTCAGGCCTACGAGAAATTTGCAGCCGACTATCCGGACTCCGCTTATGCGCAGATGGTCGAGGAGAAGCTGGCTGCCTCCGCAAGCTGA
- a CDS encoding sigma-54-dependent transcriptional regulator, which produces METILIVDDEKNYPPLLAAVLGDEGYETLTANSGLEAIQILEGSDVDLVLTDMKMPGMDGMELMERIKTRDPDLPVLMMTAYGTVDMGMAAMEKGAYSYIWKPFQNEQLILFVKQALAMYRVVQENRLLKNELGDRYSFGNIIGKSPAMINIFDTIVKVAPTNATVLIQGESGTGKEMVAKSIHFNSHRKDAPWVAVNCAALAESILESELFGHEKGAFTGAAAMKKGRFELADGGTLFLDEIGEISSSLQVKLLRVLQEKTFERVGGVKPIEVDIRLIAATNRNLKKEVENSAFREDLFYRLNVLPIQLPPLRERQKDIPLLVDHFLQKYASGPSGESRVRKVHPDVHRLFQEYAWPGNVRELENVIERAIILCNSDAISVNDLPRELTRSVSNTLHMEGIPVDATLYETLSMVEQAMIKRAMLMSDNVQSHAAQILGIGKSGLNQKIKKFGLDFGLKS; this is translated from the coding sequence ATGGAAACGATTCTGATAGTTGACGACGAAAAAAACTACCCCCCGCTTCTGGCCGCCGTTTTGGGCGACGAAGGATACGAAACCCTGACGGCCAACAGCGGCTTGGAGGCTATCCAAATCCTGGAAGGCTCGGACGTGGACCTGGTCCTCACCGACATGAAAATGCCGGGCATGGACGGCATGGAGCTCATGGAGCGCATCAAGACCCGGGATCCGGACCTGCCGGTGCTCATGATGACCGCCTACGGCACCGTGGACATGGGCATGGCCGCCATGGAAAAGGGCGCCTATTCCTACATCTGGAAGCCTTTCCAGAACGAGCAGCTTATTCTCTTTGTCAAACAGGCTCTGGCCATGTACCGGGTGGTCCAGGAAAACCGCCTGCTCAAGAATGAACTGGGCGACAGATACTCCTTTGGAAACATCATTGGCAAAAGCCCGGCCATGATCAACATCTTCGACACCATCGTCAAGGTGGCGCCCACCAACGCCACCGTCCTCATCCAGGGGGAGTCCGGCACAGGCAAGGAAATGGTGGCCAAGTCCATCCACTTCAACTCCCATCGCAAAGACGCGCCCTGGGTGGCGGTCAACTGCGCGGCCCTGGCGGAATCCATCCTGGAAAGCGAACTTTTCGGCCACGAAAAAGGCGCCTTCACCGGTGCGGCGGCCATGAAAAAAGGCCGTTTTGAACTGGCTGACGGCGGCACCCTGTTTTTGGACGAAATCGGCGAAATTTCCTCCTCGCTCCAGGTTAAGCTCCTGCGCGTACTCCAGGAAAAAACCTTTGAAAGGGTGGGCGGGGTCAAACCCATCGAGGTGGACATCCGCCTTATCGCCGCAACCAACCGGAACCTGAAAAAGGAAGTGGAAAACAGCGCCTTCCGCGAAGACCTGTTCTATCGCCTCAACGTCCTGCCTATCCAGCTTCCGCCCTTGAGGGAGCGCCAAAAAGACATCCCCCTCCTGGTGGACCACTTTTTGCAAAAATACGCTTCAGGCCCCAGCGGTGAATCCAGGGTAAGAAAGGTGCACCCGGACGTCCACAGGTTGTTCCAGGAATACGCCTGGCCCGGCAACGTGCGTGAACTGGAAAACGTCATCGAGCGGGCCATTATTCTGTGCAACTCCGACGCCATCTCCGTGAACGACCTGCCCAGGGAGCTGACCCGCAGCGTGTCCAACACCCTGCACATGGAAGGCATCCCCGTGGACGCCACCCTGTACGAAACCCTGTCCATGGTGGAGCAGGCCATGATCAAACGGGCCATGCTCATGTCGGACAACGTGCAATCCCACGCCGCCCAGATTCTGGGAATCGGGAAAAGCGGCCTGAATCAGAAGATCAAAAAGTTTGGCCTGGACTTTGGTTTAAAAAGTTGA
- a CDS encoding sensor histidine kinase codes for MSSKIGNSNNSDQHSRLQGRSAATRVTVKPVRLVQNFTSLSLVVIFLATLILSMVLTQNARTVLMQKNQDYAALIANNLNHQVFWQYVYPTVKQFGRINLYNEAEFGLLDSVVRHTLHGFNVDVVNIYNEENQVLYSFDPDLIGKKVTLGREYNMALKDVSSSKLMQTGSGWGIWLGRPESTILKTYSPFCIRHPETEEMIKIYGVFEIGIDLSNDYRTIFNFQLMVVGVSATVMLLLFLVLRFYVGRGEDFLLQRAEERLKLEEQLSRAERLASLGEMAAGVSHEIRNPLGIIRSSAELLGKRYDGPNRQLLEVIIEESTRLNDIITDFLNFARPTEPRFQECSVAGVLGKNLAFLAPRLNQDGYHVEQEAPSDLPMVWADPNLLYQSFLNILINAMQAMPAGGTVYVKTRIQGEKLSVSFTDEGKGVTDEAMKKIWNPFFTTKERGTGLGLCVVRNIIEAHGGSVTIENSEDKGACVRVELPIGTRDGNDSDS; via the coding sequence ATGAGTTCCAAAATCGGGAACAGTAATAATTCAGATCAGCATTCCCGGCTCCAAGGGCGCTCCGCAGCCACCAGGGTGACGGTCAAGCCCGTCAGGCTGGTGCAAAACTTCACATCCCTGAGCCTGGTTGTGATTTTTCTGGCCACCCTTATCCTGTCCATGGTCCTGACCCAGAACGCCCGGACCGTGCTCATGCAGAAAAACCAGGATTACGCCGCACTCATCGCCAATAACCTCAACCACCAGGTGTTTTGGCAGTACGTCTATCCTACGGTCAAACAATTCGGCAGGATCAACCTGTACAATGAGGCTGAGTTCGGTCTCCTGGACAGCGTGGTGCGCCACACCCTCCATGGCTTTAACGTGGACGTGGTCAATATTTATAACGAGGAAAATCAGGTCCTGTACAGCTTCGACCCGGACCTGATCGGAAAAAAAGTCACCCTGGGCCGGGAATACAACATGGCCCTGAAGGACGTTTCCAGCTCCAAGCTCATGCAAACCGGTTCAGGCTGGGGCATTTGGCTGGGAAGGCCCGAAAGCACCATTTTAAAAACCTATTCTCCGTTTTGCATCAGGCATCCTGAAACGGAGGAAATGATCAAAATTTACGGCGTGTTTGAGATCGGAATCGACCTCTCCAACGACTACAGAACCATCTTCAACTTCCAGCTCATGGTGGTGGGCGTGTCGGCCACCGTCATGCTCCTGCTGTTTCTGGTGCTCCGTTTTTACGTGGGGCGCGGCGAGGATTTTCTGCTGCAAAGAGCCGAAGAACGCCTTAAGCTCGAAGAGCAGCTAAGCCGCGCGGAACGCCTGGCCTCCCTGGGCGAAATGGCTGCGGGCGTATCCCACGAAATCCGAAATCCCCTGGGAATCATTCGAAGCTCCGCCGAACTCCTGGGCAAACGCTATGACGGCCCCAACAGGCAATTGCTGGAAGTCATTATTGAAGAATCCACCCGTTTAAACGACATTATTACGGATTTTCTCAACTTCGCACGGCCCACCGAGCCCCGGTTTCAGGAATGCAGCGTGGCGGGCGTACTTGGGAAAAACCTGGCTTTCCTGGCCCCAAGGCTCAACCAGGACGGATACCACGTGGAGCAGGAGGCGCCTTCCGACCTGCCCATGGTCTGGGCCGATCCCAATTTGCTGTATCAGTCCTTTTTGAACATCCTGATCAACGCCATGCAGGCCATGCCGGCAGGCGGAACCGTGTACGTCAAAACCCGGATTCAAGGGGAAAAGCTCTCCGTCAGCTTTACGGATGAGGGCAAAGGGGTGACGGACGAGGCCATGAAAAAAATCTGGAATCCCTTTTTCACCACCAAGGAAAGAGGTACCGGATTGGGCCTGTGTGTGGTACGGAATATTATTGAGGCCCACGGTGGAAGCGTGACCATAGAAAACTCCGAAGACAAGGGCGCCTGCGTCCGGGTGGAACTCCCCATAGGAACACGTGATGGAAACGATTCTGATAGTTGA
- a CDS encoding sigma-54-dependent Fis family transcriptional regulator, giving the protein MNQELSCLHDIAIALSESDLRPSLYKALELLSTSMKMDRGAITIMNPVQHEIRIEAAHGMSAGAIQKGRYKPGEGITGRVIQSGKPTIVPKTSQEPLFLDKTGHRKADDVEYSFICVPITKGKQVVGCLWVDRPYDPEYNLDNALQVLTIIAAMVAQRVASLETLQWEKEAHKEESRRLRQELGQRYSITNLVGNSNKMREVFQMISQVCKSNATVLIRGESGTGKELAATAIHYNSSRADKPFVKVNCAALPSNLIESELFGHEKGAFTGAIRQKPGKFELASKGTIFLDEIGSINLDVQANLLRVLQEKEFERVGGIKTLKADVRVIAATNRNLERAVEDGSFREDLYYRLNVFPIYMPPLRQRKTDILLLAEYFVEKYSKENSKEIRRLSSPAIDMLMQYHWPGNVRELENCIERAVVLCDSGVIHAFHLPPSLQTAEESDTWPGRGLDEAVEALEREMIVDALKSTRGNTGKAAEILKSTPRKIGYKAHKYQINYKDFR; this is encoded by the coding sequence ATGAACCAGGAACTGTCCTGCCTGCACGATATAGCAATCGCCCTGTCCGAATCCGATCTTCGGCCCTCCTTATACAAAGCCCTGGAACTTCTCTCCACGTCCATGAAAATGGATCGCGGAGCCATTACGATAATGAACCCGGTGCAGCATGAAATCCGCATCGAGGCGGCCCACGGCATGTCCGCGGGCGCCATCCAAAAGGGAAGATACAAACCCGGCGAAGGCATCACGGGCCGGGTGATTCAAAGCGGCAAGCCCACCATTGTGCCGAAAACCAGCCAGGAGCCCTTGTTTTTGGACAAGACCGGGCATCGGAAAGCTGACGACGTGGAATACTCCTTTATTTGCGTGCCCATCACCAAGGGCAAGCAGGTGGTGGGGTGCTTGTGGGTGGACAGGCCCTACGACCCGGAGTACAACCTGGACAACGCCCTCCAGGTGCTGACCATTATTGCGGCCATGGTGGCCCAGAGAGTGGCCAGCCTGGAAACCCTCCAGTGGGAAAAGGAAGCCCATAAAGAGGAAAGCCGCCGCCTGCGCCAGGAATTGGGGCAGCGCTACAGCATCACCAATCTGGTGGGGAACAGCAACAAGATGCGGGAGGTCTTCCAGATGATCTCCCAGGTTTGCAAGAGCAACGCCACGGTGCTCATTCGCGGCGAGTCGGGCACGGGCAAGGAGTTGGCGGCCACGGCCATCCATTATAACAGCTCCCGGGCGGACAAGCCTTTCGTCAAGGTGAATTGCGCGGCCCTGCCTTCCAACCTGATCGAGAGCGAGCTTTTCGGCCACGAAAAAGGCGCGTTTACGGGCGCCATCCGGCAAAAGCCCGGTAAGTTCGAATTGGCCAGCAAGGGCACCATATTCCTGGACGAAATCGGGTCCATCAACCTGGACGTCCAGGCCAACCTCTTGCGGGTTTTGCAGGAAAAGGAATTCGAGCGGGTGGGAGGCATCAAGACCCTGAAGGCGGACGTTCGCGTCATAGCCGCCACCAACCGGAACCTGGAGCGCGCGGTGGAGGACGGCAGCTTTCGGGAGGACTTGTACTACCGCCTGAACGTCTTTCCCATTTACATGCCGCCCTTGCGCCAGCGTAAGACCGACATCCTTCTTTTGGCCGAGTATTTTGTGGAAAAATACTCCAAGGAAAACAGCAAGGAAATCCGGCGGCTTTCCAGCCCGGCCATTGACATGCTCATGCAATACCACTGGCCCGGCAACGTGCGCGAATTGGAAAACTGCATCGAGCGGGCCGTGGTGCTGTGCGACTCCGGCGTCATTCACGCCTTCCATTTGCCGCCCTCCCTGCAGACGGCGGAAGAGTCGGACACCTGGCCGGGCCGCGGCCTGGACGAAGCCGTAGAGGCCTTGGAGCGGGAAATGATTGTCGATGCGCTGAAAAGCACCCGGGGCAATACGGGCAAGGCCGCTGAGATTCTCAAGTCCACACCCCGGAAAATCGGGTACAAGGCCCACAAATATCAGATCAATTACAAGGACTTCCGCTAG
- a CDS encoding SPOR domain-containing protein, with the protein MKKSSAIRYIAMAIAFLVVGLTPLTTWAADQSRVDLLLEKGLLAYDSKQYAQAIDYWTESLSMDSSQYKVYYNRGMAWFRLGQTQQALEDFSQAIDKKPDYSRAYTSRGYLWNKIGRFENAKADYINALTYAPDLPDPYYQLARIYALCPVEKYRDGEQAVMWALKAQELRNDPDTLMLLAAAYAENGAFTKAVAAQEEAINWLRRENMVYELESAQAQLVRYKENRPLIDSTVAEEEIEATYAEAPKPAPAPAPAPKPVPAPAPKPAPAPKPAPAPAPAVTPAPVGQGSYYAAQNYPYVIQVSAYRDRDKANDVAMDLRQKGDVAYTCRADIPEKGTWYRVFVGFYPSKNISMDAAASLKARNFTYSLVRKKAWTVSVGDYSNEQALKNMEKALLEQGYLAYRLNGSSGSATRLAIGAYATANEAAQMSKEIENDGFPVQVVKR; encoded by the coding sequence ATGAAGAAATCATCAGCCATCCGATATATTGCTATGGCAATTGCCTTTCTCGTGGTTGGCCTGACGCCCTTGACAACCTGGGCTGCGGACCAGAGCCGGGTTGACCTTCTTCTGGAAAAAGGACTCTTGGCCTACGACTCCAAGCAATATGCCCAAGCTATTGATTATTGGACGGAATCTTTATCCATGGATTCCTCCCAGTATAAAGTCTATTACAACAGAGGCATGGCGTGGTTCAGGCTTGGACAGACCCAACAGGCTCTGGAAGACTTCTCCCAGGCTATCGATAAAAAGCCGGATTATTCCCGCGCATACACCTCCCGCGGCTACCTGTGGAACAAAATCGGCCGGTTTGAAAACGCCAAGGCCGACTATATCAACGCCCTGACTTACGCACCGGACCTGCCGGACCCGTATTACCAATTGGCGCGCATCTACGCCCTGTGCCCCGTGGAAAAATACCGGGACGGAGAACAGGCCGTCATGTGGGCCTTGAAAGCCCAGGAACTGAGAAACGATCCTGACACCCTGATGCTGCTGGCGGCGGCTTACGCCGAAAACGGCGCCTTCACAAAGGCCGTGGCCGCCCAGGAAGAGGCCATCAACTGGCTTCGCCGCGAAAACATGGTCTATGAACTGGAAAGCGCCCAGGCTCAGTTGGTGCGCTATAAGGAAAACCGCCCCCTGATCGATTCAACGGTGGCGGAAGAGGAAATCGAAGCAACTTACGCGGAAGCGCCCAAACCCGCGCCTGCACCGGCCCCGGCGCCCAAACCTGTTCCGGCTCCAGCCCCTAAACCCGCCCCCGCCCCCAAACCCGCTCCGGCGCCTGCACCGGCTGTTACGCCGGCGCCCGTGGGCCAGGGAAGCTACTATGCGGCTCAGAATTATCCCTATGTGATTCAGGTGAGCGCTTACAGGGACAGGGACAAAGCCAATGACGTAGCCATGGATCTCAGGCAGAAAGGCGACGTCGCCTACACCTGCCGCGCCGACATTCCCGAAAAAGGAACCTGGTACAGGGTTTTCGTAGGCTTCTATCCTTCCAAAAACATCAGCATGGACGCTGCTGCAAGTCTTAAAGCCAGAAACTTCACTTATTCCCTGGTCAGAAAAAAAGCCTGGACCGTTTCCGTGGGGGATTACTCCAATGAGCAGGCCCTGAAAAACATGGAAAAGGCGCTTCTGGAACAGGGATACCTGGCTTATCGTTTGAACGGAAGCTCAGGCAGCGCAACGCGTCTGGCCATCGGCGCCTACGCCACCGCCAATGAAGCCGCCCAAATGAGCAAGGAAATCGAAAACGACGGATTTCCCGTTCAGGTGGTGAAGCGCTAG